In a genomic window of Kluyveromyces marxianus DMKU3-1042 DNA, complete genome, chromosome 7:
- the TIF3 gene encoding Tif3p — MPPKKNAIRMDLSSFLEDDTFNDSWTTDEVDLNNITIPIQNVAATNTISLDDFSKTTAKKGGNRFGGGGNLDPALRKEREEYPVPDFPPFKAIINNIPWDISEGGIQQWVEDGLNKEGAVQEVMAPRNPENDRLKGMAFVTFHERGDLEKALTFSGTKLNDRTVYVSVAAPRNNFGGRSNFDDIDWSGARGSNFRGDDRREVAEPDWSSARGANFRESRARDSGPEPDWSSARGSHFRESREPREPRESGPEPDWSSARGSNFRESKPREDVPEPDWSHARGANFKETKPRAPEPDWSSARGSHFREAREPRESKPRESGPEPDWSAARGANFKEPKQRGPDIDWSSARGSKFGKTARAEPAQKKTYSRRELTSQQKEPETPKVVKSAFSVLSTEDDDEEEEEEQPVQQKSTEDEDVQEIEKATAELDIEQGDNEEWETVGKK; from the coding sequence ATGCCACCTAAGAAGAATGCCATTAGAATGGACTTGAGTTCCTTTTTGGAGGACGACACGTTCAATGACAGCTGGACTACGGATGAAGTGGACTTGAACAACATTACTATTCCGATTCAGAATGTTGCTGCTACTAACACCATTTCTTTGGATGATTTCTCTAAGACCACTGCCAAGAAGGGTGGTAACAGatttggtggtggtggtaatTTGGACCCAGCTTTGAGGAAAGAGCGTGAGGAATACCCAGTGCCAGATTTCCCACCTTTCAAGgccatcatcaacaacattcCATGGGATATCAGCGAGGGCGGTATCCAACAGTGGGTGGAAGATGGTTTGAACAAGGAAGGTGCTGTGCAAGAGGTTATGGCGCCAAGAAATCCTGAAAACGATAGATTGAAGGGTATGGCCTTTGTTACCTTCCACGAACGTGGTGATTTGGAGAAGGCCTTGACTTTCAGTGGTACCAAGTTGAACGACCGTACCGTGTACGTTTCTGTTGCTGCGCCAAGAAACAACTTTGGTGGTCGTTCCAACTTTGACGACATCGACTGGTCCGGTGCTAGAGGTTCCAACTTTAGAGGTGACGACAGAAGAGAGGTTGCCGAGCCAGATTGGTCCTCAGCCAGAGGTGCCAACTTCAGAGAGTCTAGAGCTAGAGACTCTGGTCCAGAACCAGACTGGTCTTCTGCCAGAGGGTCCCACTTTAGAGAATCTAGAGAGCCAAGAGAGCCAAGAGAAAGTGGTCCAGAACCAGACTGGTCCTCTGCTAGAGGTTCCAACTTTAGAGAATCCAAGCCAAGAGAAGATGTCCCAGAACCAGACTGGTCCCACGCCAGAGGTGCAAACTTCAAGGAAACGAAGCCAAGAGCCCCAGAACCAGACTGGTCTTCTGCTAGAGGCTCTCACTTCAGAGAAGCTAGAGAACCTAGAGAATCCAAGCCAAGAGAAAGTGGCCCAGAACCAGACTGGTCTGCCGCAAGAGGTGCTAACTTCAAGGAACCAAAGCAAAGAGGCCCTGATATCGACTGGTCCTCTGCTAGAGGCTCCAAATTTGGCAAAACAGCTCGCGCTGAACCAGctcagaagaagacataCTCTCGTAGAGAATTAACCTCTCAACAGAAGGAACCAGAAACTCCAAAGGTTGTAAAATCTGCTTTCTCCGTATTGTCTACagaagatgacgatgaagaagaggaagaagaacaaccaGTACAGCAAAAATCTACTGAAGACGAAGATGTCCAAGAGATTGAAAAAGCTACCGCTGAATTGGACATCGAACAAGGCGATAATGAAGAATGGGAAACTGTTGgtaaaaaataa
- the PGA3 gene encoding cytochrome b5 reductase family protein: MSSNKNWDVLNEPLHGIYIPSLLFSVGIIVFTVMNHDVRFLSGFILLGAILLYRMVIARSRLKSIHSDKWTPLELVDQTIISKNTAIYRFKLKTSLESLNIPTGHHLAVRIPFDGTDEIRYYTPISNKFETGHFDILVKSYPEGKVSKYFAMLKPGQTVDFKGPVGRFNYEVNSSKHIGMIAGGTGLTPMLQVLNTIITTPEDLTKVTLIYANETENDVLLKDELDEISEKYPNFTVHYVVNHPSSSWDGETGWVTKDIMSKYLPEPSAENRLLICGKPEMKKTLLAYSEELGWPKGVLSSKGDDQVFVF, from the coding sequence ATGAGTTCAAACAAGAATTGGGATGTTTTGAATGAACCGTTACATGGGATTTACATCCCATCGCTACTCTTTTCTGTGGGTATCATTGTTTTCACGGTTATGAACCATGATGTTAGATTTCTATCTGGATTCATTTTGTTAGGTGCTATATTACTTTATAGAATGGTTATTGCTCGTTCTCGTTTGAAATCTATTCACAGTGATAAGTGGACTCCATTAGAATTGGTGGATCAAACCATCATATCCAAAAACACTGCTATTTACAGATTCAAATTAAAGACTAGCTTGGAGAGTTTAAATATCCCAACAGGTCATCACCTAGCTGTTAGAATTCCATTTGATGGCACTGACGAAATAAGATACTATACTCCAATCTCAAATAAGTTTGAAACTGGTCACTTTGATATTCTGGTCAAGTCTTACCCAGAAGGAAAGGTTTCCAAATACTTTGCTATGCTCAAGCCTGGCCAAACTGTCGACTTCAAGGGTCCAGTAGGCAGGTTCAACTATGAGGtaaattcttcaaagcaTATCGGTATGATTGCCGGTGGTACTGGGTTGACTCCAATGCTACAAGTGTTAAACACTATCATTACCACACCAGAAGACTTAACTAAAGTAACCCTAATCTATGCTAACGAAACTGAAAATGACGTTCTTTTGAAGGATGAACTAGACGAGATTTCTGAAAAATATCCAAACTTCACTGTGCATTATGTAGTCAATCATCCATCTAGTTCCTGGGATGGCGAAACTGGCTGGGTCACTAAGGATATCATGTCAAAATACTTACCTGAACCATCCGCTGAAAATAGATTGTTAATATGTGGGAAACCTGAGATGAAAAAGACTCTACTAGCGTATTCCGAGGAGTTAGGCTGGCCAAAGGGTGTTCTAAGCTCCAAAGGAGATGATCAAGTGTTCGTGTTTTAG
- the UFO1 gene encoding SCF ubiquitin ligase complex subunit UFO1 — MMSELSLQALPVEVLVNVFSHLEESDFRALEQTCKLFEKIVHDEELWKTLFLQKNSTLWFPSFSRANLYSIEYVERNTGLNQWRHNRATKTKYSITHDVTQQSHDISSIVFDFPRCACYNEGMVTFLQLHTKRRKDRVAYIQCTTPHGTSARHFNINAVVFGRYDGRVFGKLLTNKSYLSPVTEFDGRHFAAVTAIITTAYQDSSDDICVSGDESGEVIWWRNTHKERQLKISTHPIADLHVHKGITVAIDLETIFVIDSNSEVHSINLQKKTNVDFSACKFIKVDFGGKNIIFATLFQVYVISIDIRKDFGTTKVMNFDHPIQELSIDESTAKRERNPHLPGGDGCYISVLTEDRTVYTINVRVPGSELKYQTKLAFNENWITCQINNLVLVCAFSGMIGIYDAITGNEIRVVQNTEPYPEFLNISHGQILMGKGTTLFYYQYVSEQDNSRKKKGGNRARSNKWNENLQQQLNIYDDEEQRRIEEHNRMAKLQKKFVGDIDDEELQLKIALLESESLSNSTQQNQPHLSAGGDMNNVDGVVSELFANDEDIDEDFLRALQESTEEEHRDKLRKKRNHQPIGELQHTHAVNYMSDTESLDEETKRQIAMIDAAQEHGEQTNPENDDDLALAIALSLSQMND, encoded by the coding sequence ATGATGTCTGAACTTTCTTTGCAAGCGTTACCAGTAGAAGTGTTGGTAAACGTTTTTAGTcatcttgaagaatctgATTTTAGGGCCCTTGAACAGACCTGCAAACTTTTTGAGAAGATTGTTCACGATGAGGAATTATGGAAGACATTATTCTTACAAAAGAATAGTACACTATGGTTTCCATCTTTCTCTCGTGCAAATTTGTATAGCATAGAATACGTTGAACGGAATACGGGATTAAATCAGTGGAGACATAACAGGGCTaccaaaaccaaatacAGCATAACACATGATGTTACCCAACAATCTCATGATATATCCAGCATAGTGTTTGATTTTCCAAGATGTGCTTGCTATAATGAGGGTATGGTTACATTCTTACAATTGCATACGAAGAGGAGAAAAGATAGAGTTGCATATATTCAATGTACCACCCCACATGGTACGTCTGCCAGAcattttaatattaatgcAGTGGTTTTTGGTAGATATGATGGGAGGGTGTTTGGAAAACTTCTAACAAATAAGTCATACCTATCTCCCGTCACTGAGTTTGATGGCAGGCATTTTGCAGCTGTTACTGCTATAATAACAACCGCTTATCAAGATTCTTCTGATGATATCTGTGTTAGTGGAGATGAATCGGGCGAAGTTATATGGTGGCGAAATACACATAAAGAGAGACAACTTAAAATATCTACACATCCTATCGCTGATCTTCATGTTCATAAAGGGATCACTGTCGCGATAGATTTGGAGACAATATTTGTTATTGACTCCAATTCGGAAGTGCACTCCATCAATCtacagaagaaaactaaTGTTGATTTTTCAGCATGTAAATTTATCAAAGTTGATTTTGGTGGAAAGAATATCATCTTTGCGACGCTATTTCAAGTTTATGTGATTTCAATAGATATTAGGAAAGATTTCGGCACCACTAAAGTCATGAATTTTGATCATCCAATTCAAGAACTTTCTATCGATGAGTCAACGGCtaaaagagagaggaaTCCCCATTTGCCTGGTGGCGATGGATGTTATATATCAGTTTTAACTGAAGATCGGACGGTTTACACTATTAATGTTAGAGTTCCTGGTTCAGAATTGAAATATCAAACTAAATTGGCTTTCAATGAAAACTGGATTACCTGCCAAATAAACAATCTAGTACTTGTTTGTGCATTCAGTGGTATGATTGGTATCTACGATGCTATAACAGGAAATGAGATTCGTGTAGTTCAAAACACAGAACCTTATCCCGAATTTTTAAATATTTCCCATGGTCAGATACTTATGGGGAAAGGGACGACACTATTTTACTATCAATATGTGTCTGAACAAGATAACtcaaggaaaaagaagggaGGTAATAGAGCGCGCAGTAATAAATGGAATGAGAActtgcaacaacaactcAATATTTATGACGATGAGGAACAAAGACGTATAGAAGAACACAATAGAATGGCaaaattacaaaaaaaattcgTTGGAGATATTGACGATGAAGAGCTCCAATTAAAAATTGCTCTTTTAGAGTCAGAGTCCTTAAGTAATTCAACTCAACAGAATCAACCCCATCTATCTGCTGGAGGTGATATGAACAATGTGGATGGTGTCGTTTCAGAATTATTTGCAAATGATGAggatattgatgaagacTTCCTAAGAGCTCTTCAAGAAAGtaccgaagaagaacacAGAGATAAGCTTAGAAAGAAACGCAATCACCAACCTATAGGTGAACTTCAACATACCCATGCGGTTAATTATATGAGCGATACGGAATCGCTTGATgaggaaacaaaaaggcAAATTGCAATGATAGATGCAGCACAAGAACACGGGGAGCAAACCAATCCTGAAAATGACGACGACCTTGCACTTGCCATAGCTCTTTCTTTAAGTCAAATGAATGACTGA
- the ORC4 gene encoding origin recognition complex subunit 4 — translation MKEIDDEFGPIRKSVHKVNANEIIEDVRIDGQLKKIPLQRGIKRPIDHINSKKEDETIKRKSVEKEDSSSQNSGGPSDSDKQLFKSLQRYLIRKLNGNLSFKDSKVPGFLKDTAFQLERLLRQCIIQKESHSAIIIGPRSGYKSLLIKRELESLRATHEEQFIVINLNGYLNSENSAISSIAEQLEYELSRRSNNTMQGQKTKDLGISDGTPTEVFENILKLLDSFTVTPLKGVHSQKEKSEHVTLVFVFDEIDQFAGPVRQTLLYNLFDLVETSRIPVCVLGLTTKISIMQFLENRVKSRFSQRIINMPFISNFDQFVQTFEELLEIDDAELKNQFSWNTYLKSLLRNEKSEIFRVLKTNYDNFKDTEVIRNALIPSIALSKSYEELTQEIETCIKMKKYLANQLSDTVASKLRSLSELELGILISACRVAVKNDEFINLTLVHEEFTKLGKSHKTTFADKFKLWTKQDMKNVWENLAVLELITERGAISVKFTEDSAIQSANYNSSTMRAPFDLRTYQVYVTLQELRRIVPKNSLFYPWTQL, via the coding sequence ATGAAGGAAATTGATGACGAATTTGGCCCTATAAGAAAATCTGTTCACAAGGTTAATGCAAACGAGATTATAGAGGACGTTAGAATTGATGGAcagttaaagaaaataccACTTCAACGCGGAATTAAAAGACCCATTGACCATATAAATagtaaaaaagaagatgaaaccATTAAAAGAAAGTCAGTAGAAAAAGAGGATAGTTCATCGCAGAATTCTGGTGGACCGTCAGATTCGGATAAACAGCTATTCAAATCATTACAACGCTACTTGATTAGGAAATTAAATGGGAATTTAAGCTTCAAGGATTCGAAAGTTCCAGgttttttgaaagataCTGCATTTCAGCTAGAAAGATTACTAAGGCAATGTATAATTCAGAAAGAAAGCCATTCTGCCATAATCATTGGGCCTAGGTCTGGTTATAAATCATTGTTAATCAAGCGTGAATTAGAAAGTTTGAGGGCGACACATGAAGAGCAATTCATAGTTATCAATTTGAATGGATATTTAAACTCGGAAAATTCAGCCATTAGCAGTATTGCGGAACAATTGGAATATGAACTCTCGAGGCGAAGCAATAATACGATGCAAggacaaaaaacaaaagatttaGGAATAAGTGATGGTACTCCTACGGAAGTCTTCgaaaatatattgaagTTGTTAGATTCGTTTACTGTTACTCCATTGAAAGGTGTCCATtctcaaaaagaaaagtcaGAACATGTTACTTTagtttttgtatttgatgaaattgatcaGTTTGCCGGCCCAGTTAGGCAAACGCTTCTATACAATTTATTTGATTTGGTTGAAACCTCAAGAATTCCAGTCTGTGTTTTAGGTttaacaacaaaaatatcCATAATGCAATTCTTGGAGAATAGAGTAAAATCGCGTTTCTCTCAACGGATAATAAATATGCCCTTCATCTCAAATTTCGATCAGTTTGTTCAAACATTTGAGGAATTACTGGAGATAGACGATGCTGAACTTAAGAATCAATTTTCATGGAATACATACTTAAAGAGTCTACTTCGAAATGAAAAGAGTGAAATATTTCGTGTATTAAAGACCAATTACGACAATTTTAAGGATACAGAAGTAATTCGAAATGCGCTCATTCCATCTATTGCATTGTCAAAATCTTATGAAGAGCTTActcaagaaattgaaacatgtattaaaatgaaaaaatatctTGCTAATCAACTTTCGGACACCGTTGCATCAAAACTACGATCCCTATctgaattggaattgggTATTTTGATTTCGGCTTGTCGAGTTGCTGTCAAGAATGACGAATTTATAAACCTAACCTTAGTGCATGAAGAATTTACAAAACTAGGGAAATCTCACAAAACTACATTCGCTgataaattcaaactttGGACAAAGCAGGATATGAAAAACGTATGGGAGAATTTGGCTGTCTTAGAGTTAATTACAGAAAGGGGTGCGATATCAGTAAAGTTCACGGAAGATTCAGCAATTCAGTCAGCGAACTACAATTCATCTACAATGAGAGCGCCATTTGATCTTCGAACGTATCAAGTTTATGTCACACTACAAGAGTTAAGAAGAATAGTACCTAAGAATTCGCTTTTCTACCCCTGGACACAACtataa